A genomic segment from Actinoplanes sichuanensis encodes:
- a CDS encoding flotillin family protein, whose amino-acid sequence MSGLLIAIAGGVLLIVLLVVFILSRIKVAGPNEAFIITGRKGKVTQGLDGTSSTDLSGQKVVMGASVFVLPVVQKLQSLDLSSRRIDVGIKGAVSKQGIRAELHGVAIVKVGGTEDAIRAAAQRFLHQQSEIEDFTREVLAGALRSIVGRLTIEEIIRDRAAFASAVAEEAEHSMTNQGLVLDTFQLQDILAEGSYLQDLGRPEAARVLKDAAIAEARARQAAEQERLLAEEAIAEANRNLSLKQAAIQAEIDAAKAQSAAAGPLAQAERDQKILAEQQKVAEQNAELKQRQLDTEVRKPADAARYRVEQEAEASRSAAVLHADAQRQATIAGAQAQAEQARLTGEGERARRAALAEAHAIEGAKEGEAEQRRRTAIAEAIEREGAAEAAAILAKGQAEAEAMAKKAEAFAAYGDAAVIDLLVKVLPQVVEAASAPLGNVDKLTVISTDGATSLTKSVAGNVAQGLQIGTDLTGIDLTGLLARLGGTKVNGDKPAVEGQIQG is encoded by the coding sequence ATGTCTGGACTGTTGATCGCGATCGCCGGCGGTGTGCTGCTGATCGTGCTGCTCGTGGTGTTCATCCTGTCCCGGATCAAGGTGGCCGGGCCGAACGAGGCGTTCATCATCACCGGCCGCAAGGGCAAGGTGACGCAGGGGCTGGACGGCACCAGCAGCACCGATCTGTCCGGTCAGAAGGTCGTGATGGGTGCGTCGGTGTTCGTGCTGCCGGTCGTGCAGAAACTGCAGTCGCTGGACCTGTCCAGCCGCCGCATCGACGTCGGCATCAAGGGCGCGGTGTCGAAGCAGGGCATCCGGGCCGAGCTGCACGGTGTGGCGATCGTGAAGGTCGGCGGCACCGAGGACGCGATCCGCGCGGCCGCCCAGCGGTTCCTGCACCAGCAGTCGGAGATCGAGGACTTCACCCGTGAGGTGCTGGCCGGTGCGCTGCGGTCGATCGTCGGCCGGCTCACCATCGAGGAGATCATCCGGGACCGGGCGGCGTTCGCCAGCGCGGTCGCCGAGGAGGCCGAGCACTCGATGACCAACCAGGGTCTGGTGCTCGACACGTTCCAGCTGCAGGACATCCTGGCCGAAGGGTCGTACCTGCAGGATCTGGGTCGCCCGGAGGCGGCGCGGGTGCTCAAGGACGCGGCCATCGCCGAGGCCCGGGCCCGGCAGGCCGCCGAGCAGGAGCGGCTGCTGGCCGAGGAGGCGATCGCCGAGGCGAACCGGAACCTGTCGCTGAAGCAGGCCGCCATCCAGGCCGAGATCGACGCGGCGAAGGCCCAGTCGGCGGCGGCCGGTCCGCTGGCGCAGGCCGAGCGGGACCAGAAGATCCTCGCCGAGCAGCAGAAGGTGGCCGAGCAGAACGCCGAGCTCAAGCAGCGTCAGCTGGACACCGAGGTGCGTAAGCCGGCGGACGCCGCCCGGTACCGGGTGGAGCAGGAGGCCGAGGCGTCCCGCAGCGCCGCGGTGCTGCACGCCGACGCGCAGCGGCAGGCCACCATCGCCGGTGCGCAGGCGCAGGCCGAGCAGGCCCGCCTGACCGGTGAGGGTGAGCGGGCCCGGCGGGCCGCGCTGGCCGAGGCGCACGCGATCGAGGGTGCCAAGGAGGGTGAGGCGGAGCAGCGGCGTCGTACCGCGATCGCCGAGGCGATCGAGCGGGAGGGCGCGGCCGAGGCCGCGGCGATCCTCGCGAAGGGTCAGGCCGAGGCCGAGGCGATGGCCAAGAAGGCCGAGGCGTTCGCGGCGTATGGCGACGCGGCCGTCATCGATCTGCTGGTGAAGGTGCTGCCGCAGGTCGTCGAGGCGGCCAGCGCCCCGCTCGGCAACGTCGACAAGCTGACCGTCATCTCGACCGACGGGGCGACGTCGCTGACCAAGTCGGTGGCCGGCAACGTGGCGCAGGGTCTGCAGATCGGCACCGACCTGACCGGGATCGACCTGACCGGGCTGCTGGCCCGGCTCGGTGGCACGAAGGTGAACGGCGACAAGCCGGCCGTCGAGGGTCAGATCCAGGGCTGA
- a CDS encoding lipid-transfer protein, translating into MTAAIAGIGATEFSKDSGRSELRLAVEAIRAALDDAGLRPADVSGLVTFTMDNSSEIAVARELGIDELTFLTRIGYGGGAACAVVQQAVLAVDAGLADVVVCYRALNERSGRRFGQAYASPDPDTGWHAPMGLATPAAQVAMVARRYLHDSGATADDFGRVSVAARRHAATNPHAWFHGRPITLDDHRASRWISEPLRLLDCCQESDGAVAVVVTSLERARDLARPPAVVAASAQGSGPGQYVMTSYYRPDMGALPEMGVVARQLWQRSGYRPDDIRTAVLYDHFTPYVLLQLEELGFCGRGEARHLIADGGIEMGGRLPVNPHGGQLGEAYIHGMNGIAEAVRQVRGTAVNQVPGDGPVLVTAGTGVPTSGLVLTPSL; encoded by the coding sequence GTGACCGCCGCGATCGCCGGGATCGGCGCCACCGAGTTCTCCAAGGACTCCGGCCGCAGTGAGCTACGCCTGGCCGTCGAGGCGATCCGTGCCGCCCTGGACGACGCCGGCCTGCGTCCCGCCGACGTGTCCGGCCTGGTCACCTTCACGATGGACAACAGCAGCGAGATCGCCGTGGCCCGCGAACTCGGCATCGACGAGCTGACCTTCCTGACCCGGATCGGGTACGGCGGTGGCGCCGCGTGCGCGGTCGTGCAGCAGGCGGTCCTCGCGGTCGACGCCGGGCTGGCCGACGTGGTGGTCTGCTACCGCGCCCTGAACGAGCGGTCCGGCCGCCGGTTCGGACAGGCCTACGCGTCGCCCGACCCGGACACCGGCTGGCACGCGCCGATGGGCCTGGCCACCCCGGCCGCGCAGGTGGCCATGGTGGCCCGCCGCTACCTGCACGACTCGGGGGCGACCGCCGACGACTTCGGCCGGGTCTCGGTGGCGGCCCGGCGGCACGCCGCGACCAACCCGCACGCGTGGTTCCACGGCCGGCCGATCACGCTCGACGACCATCGCGCGTCCCGGTGGATCTCCGAGCCGCTGCGGCTGCTCGACTGCTGCCAGGAGAGCGACGGCGCGGTCGCCGTGGTGGTGACCTCGCTGGAGCGCGCCCGTGACCTGGCCCGGCCGCCCGCGGTGGTCGCGGCGTCGGCGCAGGGCAGCGGGCCCGGCCAGTACGTGATGACCAGCTACTACCGGCCGGACATGGGCGCTCTGCCGGAGATGGGGGTGGTGGCCCGCCAGTTGTGGCAGCGCTCCGGATACCGGCCGGACGACATCCGGACCGCGGTGCTCTACGACCACTTCACCCCGTACGTCCTCCTGCAGTTGGAGGAATTGGGTTTCTGCGGTCGTGGTGAGGCCCGGCACCTGATCGCCGACGGCGGGATCGAGATGGGCGGCCGCCTGCCGGTGAACCCGCACGGCGGACAGCTGGGGGAGGCCTACATCCACGGCATGAACGGCATCGCCGAGGCGGTCCGCCAGGTCCGTGGGACCGCGGTCAACCAGGTGCCGGGTGACGGCCCGGTGCTGGTCACCGCGGGAACCGGCGTTCCGACGAGCGGACTGGTCCTCACCCCTAGTCTATGA
- a CDS encoding hotdog family protein — protein sequence MIVSTALATRDFQNVHHDRDAAVRLGGTDIFVNILTTTGLVQRFVTDRLGSSVTIKGIRIRLGTPCLAYDTLTFTGQVFGDRVDVLGRTANGVHVTGTVQVQW from the coding sequence ATGATCGTCAGCACGGCCCTGGCGACCCGTGACTTCCAGAACGTCCACCACGACCGGGACGCCGCCGTCCGCCTCGGCGGAACCGACATCTTCGTCAACATCCTGACCACCACCGGCCTGGTCCAGCGCTTCGTCACCGACCGGCTCGGCTCCTCGGTCACGATCAAGGGCATCCGGATCCGATTGGGTACGCCGTGCCTCGCCTACGACACCCTGACCTTCACCGGCCAGGTGTTCGGTGACCGGGTCGACGTGCTCGGCCGGACCGCGAACGGCGTGCACGTCACCGGAACCGTGCAGGTGCAGTGGTGA
- a CDS encoding acyl-CoA dehydrogenase family protein: MFIELTDDQTRLRDELRSYLRKVLTPAERVVLLRERHGAAFRDLVSRLGRDGWLGLGFPAEYGGRGLGHAEQQIFVNEAARADVPLPAVTLQTVAPTLLAHGSEEQRREFLPRILAGELHFAIGYTEPEAGTDLAALRTRAVRDGDEYVVDGQKTFTTGAHEADFLWLACRTDPSAQRHRGLSILIVDTRDPGYSWTPIITCDGTHHVNSTYLSGVRVPVARRVGGEGEGWRLITTQLNHERVMLGPAGRMGALFDRVREWAYAAGVEEHADVRRALARTHAARRVNELLNWQVAGAAPSPADASATKVFSSERLLRLGQELSEVVARHGDPGDPATAELLDWLDVHERRDLVLTFGGGVNEIQREIIASAGLGLPRVPR, translated from the coding sequence GTGTTCATCGAACTGACCGACGATCAGACGAGGCTGCGGGACGAGCTCCGGTCGTACCTCCGCAAGGTCTTGACGCCCGCGGAGCGGGTCGTGCTGCTGCGGGAACGGCATGGCGCCGCGTTCCGCGACCTGGTGTCCCGCCTCGGTCGCGACGGGTGGCTGGGGCTCGGATTCCCGGCGGAGTACGGCGGACGCGGACTGGGCCACGCCGAGCAGCAGATCTTCGTGAACGAGGCGGCCCGAGCCGACGTGCCACTACCCGCCGTCACGTTGCAGACGGTGGCGCCGACCCTGCTCGCGCACGGTTCCGAGGAGCAGCGGCGGGAGTTCCTGCCCCGGATCCTGGCCGGGGAGCTGCATTTCGCGATCGGCTACACCGAACCGGAGGCCGGCACCGATCTCGCGGCGCTGCGAACCCGGGCCGTGCGGGACGGCGACGAGTACGTGGTGGACGGGCAGAAGACGTTCACGACCGGGGCGCACGAGGCGGACTTCCTGTGGCTGGCCTGCCGGACCGATCCGTCGGCGCAACGGCACCGCGGACTGTCGATCCTGATCGTGGACACCCGGGATCCGGGGTACTCGTGGACACCGATCATCACCTGTGACGGAACACATCACGTCAACTCGACCTATCTCAGCGGGGTGCGGGTACCCGTCGCGCGGCGGGTCGGCGGCGAGGGCGAGGGGTGGCGGCTGATCACCACCCAGCTCAACCACGAGCGCGTCATGCTCGGCCCGGCCGGGCGGATGGGTGCGCTGTTCGATCGGGTGCGCGAGTGGGCGTACGCCGCCGGGGTGGAGGAACACGCGGACGTCCGCCGCGCCCTGGCCCGCACCCACGCCGCACGCCGCGTGAACGAGCTGCTCAACTGGCAGGTCGCCGGGGCGGCGCCGAGCCCGGCGGACGCGTCGGCGACGAAGGTCTTCTCGTCCGAGCGGCTGCTGCGGCTCGGCCAGGAACTGTCCGAGGTGGTCGCCCGTCACGGCGATCCGGGTGATCCGGCGACCGCTGAGCTGCTCGACTGGCTCGACGTGCACGAGCGGCGGGATCTGGTGCTGACGTTCGGCGGCGGCGTCAACGAGATCCAGCGGGAGATCATCGCGAGCGCGGGCCTGGGCCTGCCGAGAGTCCCGAGGTAG
- a CDS encoding acyl-CoA dehydrogenase family protein produces MDFRVDETQEAITRLAAEVLDSSDKPWADLGQAGLLALAVPERLGGAGLGVLETALVLTEVGRRAVDVPALHHLALGVLTVARWGTRTQQDELLTGRTLGAAIAEPGNPLPAAPRTTVAPDGTVTGVKTGVITADRLLVTVAGPAVVIIDPAGPGATLTGGILYLNNAPAQPLGGGAAGEHSGAVGERGAAGERGGEAGESSAVGESGGAALRDGADCHADLHRFAIAGACALGDGALAGALALTAEHVRTREQFGKPLATFQAVAQQIADVYVASRTLHLAVTSAVWRLSAGRDADDDLDIAAQWLTAEAPPAARTCHHLHGGLGLSVDYPLHRHTALIRDLVRFLGGGEYRLTVLGERLCSSN; encoded by the coding sequence ATGGATTTTCGGGTGGACGAGACGCAGGAGGCGATCACCCGTCTGGCGGCCGAGGTGCTGGACTCCAGCGACAAGCCGTGGGCCGATCTGGGTCAGGCCGGGCTCCTCGCGCTCGCCGTTCCGGAGCGCCTCGGCGGGGCCGGGCTCGGCGTGCTGGAGACCGCGCTCGTGCTCACCGAGGTCGGCCGCCGAGCCGTCGACGTCCCCGCCCTCCACCATCTGGCGCTCGGTGTCCTGACCGTCGCCCGCTGGGGCACCCGGACTCAACAGGACGAGCTCCTCACCGGCCGCACCCTCGGCGCCGCGATCGCCGAGCCCGGAAATCCGCTACCGGCCGCCCCGCGCACCACGGTCGCCCCCGACGGAACGGTGACCGGCGTCAAGACCGGCGTCATCACCGCCGACCGCCTACTGGTCACGGTCGCCGGCCCGGCCGTGGTGATCATCGATCCGGCGGGCCCGGGCGCCACCCTGACCGGCGGAATCCTGTACCTGAACAACGCCCCGGCCCAACCCCTGGGCGGCGGCGCGGCGGGAGAGCACAGCGGCGCGGTGGGGGAGCGCGGCGCGGCGGGAGAGCGCGGCGGCGAAGCGGGGGAGAGCAGCGCGGTGGGGGAGAGCGGCGGCGCGGCGCTGCGGGATGGCGCGGATTGTCACGCCGATCTGCATCGGTTCGCGATCGCCGGGGCCTGTGCGCTCGGCGACGGGGCGCTGGCCGGAGCCCTCGCGCTGACCGCGGAGCATGTGCGGACCAGGGAGCAGTTCGGGAAGCCGCTCGCCACCTTTCAGGCCGTCGCGCAGCAGATCGCCGACGTCTACGTGGCGAGCCGCACCCTGCATCTCGCGGTGACCAGTGCGGTCTGGCGGCTGAGTGCCGGCCGGGACGCCGACGACGACCTCGACATCGCCGCCCAGTGGCTCACCGCCGAAGCGCCACCGGCCGCCCGCACCTGCCACCACCTGCACGGCGGGCTCGGGCTGTCGGTCGACTACCCGCTGCACCGGCACACCGCGCTGATCCGGGACCTGGTCCGGTTCCTCGGCGGCGGCGAGTACCGGCTGACCGTGCTGGGGGAGCGCCTGTGTTCATCGAACTGA
- the kstR gene encoding cholesterol catabolism transcriptional regulator KstR, whose product MAVKTGTAAARTSTTTRSALAGAEVEQGSAAQRDRRRRILEATLALASKGGYDAVQMRTVAERAGVALGTLYRYFPSKIHLLVSALAAEFETIQEKLGRKPIPGDTPYDRMIFVLGRMTRAMQREPLLAEAMTRAFMFADPSASAEVNAVARLMEEMFTRAMHEGDDVEPSADDRAKARVIGDVWLSNLVAWVTRRASANDVVNHLELATRLLLH is encoded by the coding sequence ATGGCTGTCAAAACGGGCACTGCAGCAGCGAGAACGAGTACTACAACGCGCAGCGCTCTCGCGGGCGCCGAGGTCGAGCAGGGTTCGGCCGCGCAGCGTGATCGGCGGCGGCGGATTCTGGAGGCGACGCTCGCCCTGGCGTCCAAGGGCGGTTACGACGCGGTGCAGATGCGCACCGTCGCGGAGCGGGCCGGGGTCGCCCTGGGCACGCTCTACCGCTACTTCCCTTCGAAGATCCACCTGCTCGTGTCGGCACTCGCCGCCGAGTTCGAGACGATCCAGGAGAAGCTCGGGCGCAAACCCATTCCGGGCGATACTCCGTACGATCGGATGATCTTCGTTTTGGGTCGGATGACCCGGGCCATGCAGCGGGAACCGCTGCTCGCCGAAGCCATGACGCGGGCCTTCATGTTCGCCGACCCGTCGGCGTCGGCCGAGGTCAACGCGGTGGCGCGGCTGATGGAGGAGATGTTCACCCGCGCGATGCACGAGGGTGACGACGTCGAGCCCTCGGCCGACGACCGCGCGAAGGCCCGGGTGATCGGCGACGTCTGGCTGTCCAACCTGGTCGCCTGGGTGACCCGCCGAGCCTCGGCCAACGACGTGGTCAACCACCTGGAGTTGGCCACCCGCCTGCTCCTGCACTGA
- a CDS encoding type II toxin-antitoxin system Rv0910 family toxin, whose protein sequence is MPKVSVSANSAAEPDKVWQVITDLPRTPEWNSMHQGFTGDLPAAVTEGATYKQKVKLMGMPAEMAWKVVTADAPNHFETAGDGPMGVKAKNRFLIEPDGAGSKITYEMEFVGPALNGPMAAMLEKQAGPAAKQALEKLTALIA, encoded by the coding sequence ATGCCCAAGGTGAGCGTCTCGGCGAACTCAGCGGCCGAGCCCGACAAGGTGTGGCAGGTCATCACCGACCTGCCCCGGACCCCCGAGTGGAACAGCATGCACCAGGGCTTCACCGGTGACCTGCCGGCCGCGGTGACGGAGGGCGCCACGTACAAACAGAAGGTGAAGCTGATGGGCATGCCCGCCGAGATGGCCTGGAAGGTCGTCACCGCGGACGCCCCGAACCATTTCGAGACCGCCGGCGACGGCCCGATGGGCGTCAAGGCCAAGAACCGCTTCCTGATCGAACCCGACGGCGCCGGCTCGAAGATCACCTACGAGATGGAGTTCGTCGGTCCGGCCCTCAACGGCCCGATGGCCGCCATGCTGGAGAAACAGGCCGGCCCGGCCGCGAAGCAGGCCCTGGAGAAGCTGACCGCCCTGATCGCCTGA
- the kstD gene encoding 3-oxosteroid 1-dehydrogenase, translating into MPVTVEYDVVVVGAGAAGMTAALTTARSGLNTVLIEKASVYGGSSARSGSGIWVPNNDVLLAAGVPDTFAKADTYLAAVVGPEVPAARRQAFLTYGPRAIAYLQKWTPLRFAWMEGYPDYYPELPGGMPNGRSIEPRALDANVLGDELAHLNGPYQASPAGTVVYTVDYKWLSLIARHPRGLAVASEIVWRYLQAAAQGQKPVTMGQALAGGLRAGLIAAGVPVWLDTPLLDLHVESGRVAGVLATHDGAETLIRARRGVVVASGGFEHNERMRKQFQAAPIGTDWTIGADSNTGDGIEAGERVGAALGLMDDAWWGPMIPLPGEPWFCLSERTLPGTVFVNQAGKRFVNEAAPYSDVVHTMYQKGHIPCWMITDQDYRNRYLFKDLAPMLPYPDDWYTSGALVKDWTLAGLAAKIGVPAAALSATISRFNGQARAGRDPDFHRGDSVYDAYFADPTNLPSPCLAPLWLPPYYAFKIVPGDLGTKGGLVTDARARVVRPDGTVIPGLYAAGNASAAVMGHSYAGAGSTLGPAMTFGHVAGLDLAAGA; encoded by the coding sequence ATGCCGGTCACCGTGGAATACGACGTGGTCGTGGTGGGTGCCGGCGCCGCCGGCATGACGGCCGCGCTGACGACAGCCCGTTCCGGGTTGAACACGGTTCTCATCGAAAAAGCGTCTGTCTACGGTGGATCGTCGGCCCGGTCCGGCTCCGGGATCTGGGTGCCGAACAACGACGTCCTGCTCGCCGCCGGAGTGCCCGACACGTTCGCCAAGGCCGACACCTACCTGGCCGCCGTGGTCGGTCCCGAGGTGCCCGCCGCCCGTCGACAGGCCTTCCTCACGTACGGCCCACGCGCCATCGCCTACCTGCAGAAGTGGACCCCGCTGCGATTCGCGTGGATGGAGGGCTACCCCGACTACTATCCCGAGCTGCCCGGCGGCATGCCGAACGGCCGCTCGATCGAGCCGCGAGCCCTCGACGCCAACGTCCTCGGCGACGAGCTGGCCCACCTCAACGGCCCCTACCAGGCCAGCCCGGCCGGAACGGTGGTCTACACGGTCGACTACAAGTGGCTGTCGCTGATCGCCCGGCACCCGCGCGGGCTCGCCGTCGCGTCCGAGATCGTCTGGCGCTACCTGCAGGCCGCCGCCCAGGGCCAGAAACCCGTCACCATGGGCCAGGCGCTCGCCGGTGGGCTGCGGGCCGGTCTGATCGCGGCCGGTGTGCCGGTCTGGCTGGACACCCCGCTGCTCGACCTGCACGTCGAGAGCGGCCGGGTCGCCGGGGTGCTGGCCACCCACGACGGTGCCGAGACGCTGATCCGGGCCCGGCGCGGGGTGGTCGTCGCGAGCGGCGGGTTCGAGCACAACGAGCGGATGCGCAAGCAGTTCCAGGCCGCACCGATCGGCACCGACTGGACCATCGGCGCCGACTCCAACACCGGCGACGGCATCGAGGCGGGTGAACGGGTCGGGGCCGCGCTCGGGCTGATGGACGACGCGTGGTGGGGGCCGATGATCCCGCTGCCCGGCGAGCCGTGGTTCTGCCTGTCCGAGCGCACCCTGCCCGGCACGGTCTTCGTCAACCAGGCCGGCAAACGGTTCGTCAACGAGGCCGCGCCCTACAGCGACGTCGTGCACACCATGTACCAGAAGGGGCACATCCCCTGCTGGATGATCACCGACCAGGACTACCGGAACCGGTACCTGTTCAAGGACCTGGCCCCGATGCTGCCCTACCCCGACGACTGGTACACCTCAGGCGCCCTGGTCAAGGATTGGACGCTCGCCGGACTGGCCGCGAAGATCGGCGTACCGGCGGCGGCGCTCAGCGCGACGATCAGCCGGTTCAACGGACAGGCCCGGGCCGGTCGTGACCCCGACTTCCACCGTGGCGACAGCGTGTACGACGCCTACTTCGCCGACCCGACGAACCTACCCAGCCCGTGCCTCGCGCCGCTGTGGCTACCGCCCTACTACGCCTTCAAGATCGTGCCCGGCGACCTCGGCACCAAGGGCGGCCTGGTCACCGACGCCCGCGCCCGGGTGGTGCGCCCGGACGGCACGGTCATCCCCGGCCTGTACGCGGCCGGCAACGCCAGCGCCGCCGTGATGGGCCACAGCTACGCGGGCGCCGGATCGACCCTCGGCCCGGCGATGACCTTCGGCCACGTGGCCGGCCTCGACCTCGCGGCCGGCGCCTGA
- a CDS encoding PaaI family thioesterase: MSEIENGHGLQRRREAITGLGDALRLLIEQATATEAPTAELLRAAELIRQAAAPLGERVRSRFETAAADDLLGGVRLYNPVTGGGSAFAPPLEIRRDGDTAVGVCTLGRAFEGPPSFAHGGVSAMLLDQMLGYACGVAGHPGMTVRLDTGYRRPVPLYTPLRLTSRVAGIDGRRITATGTIATADEPGDVLVEATGVFVALRAEQARRLFGPVMGEAR, encoded by the coding sequence GTGAGCGAGATCGAGAACGGCCATGGATTGCAGCGCCGCCGGGAGGCCATCACCGGGCTCGGCGACGCGCTGCGGCTGCTGATCGAACAGGCGACGGCCACCGAGGCGCCCACCGCGGAACTGCTCCGGGCGGCCGAGTTGATCCGGCAGGCGGCGGCACCGCTCGGCGAGCGGGTGCGGAGCCGTTTCGAGACCGCGGCCGCCGACGACCTGCTGGGCGGGGTGCGTCTCTACAACCCGGTGACCGGGGGCGGCAGCGCCTTCGCACCGCCGCTGGAGATCCGCCGGGACGGTGACACGGCGGTCGGTGTCTGCACGCTGGGCCGGGCCTTCGAGGGACCGCCCAGTTTCGCGCACGGCGGGGTCAGCGCCATGCTGCTCGACCAGATGCTCGGCTACGCGTGCGGGGTCGCCGGTCATCCGGGGATGACCGTCCGCCTGGACACCGGCTACCGCCGACCGGTGCCGCTGTACACGCCGTTGCGGCTGACGTCCCGGGTGGCCGGGATCGACGGGCGGCGGATCACCGCGACCGGCACGATCGCCACCGCCGACGAGCCCGGCGACGTGCTGGTCGAGGCGACCGGGGTGTTCGTGGCACTACGAGCCGAGCAGGCCCGGAGACTGTTCGGCCCGGTGATGGGCGAGGCCCGGTAG
- a CDS encoding pectinesterase family protein yields MRRRTFLGMSSGLGIVATGLVQAPATAGVRRPDLIVASDGSGDHTGIQAAIDAAPAGATEPYVIGVRPGTYLGQVIVPSAKTQIELRGLGRRPEDVVIADDRANGTPKPTGGTWGTSGSASVTVDGAGFRAGNLTFANLFDEAAHPEITNRQAVAVLTRADRLVFERVRFLANQDTLYVNSSAAGVIARVYLRDCYVEGDVDFIFGRATAVFDRCRVHSLNRGTTPNGYVTAPSTDLTNPHGLLFDHCRFTSDAPAGTVLLGRPWHPSNDPNAIGQTVIRRSWIGTHIPDLAWSDFGTWPWREARFAEYRNYGPGALISENRPQLTDEQAAFNTIEAFLRGPDGWRPDRC; encoded by the coding sequence ATGCGACGGCGTACCTTCCTCGGCATGTCCTCAGGCCTCGGCATCGTCGCCACCGGCCTGGTGCAGGCCCCGGCCACCGCCGGTGTACGGCGGCCCGATCTGATCGTGGCGAGCGACGGCAGCGGTGACCACACCGGCATCCAGGCGGCCATCGACGCCGCCCCGGCCGGTGCGACCGAGCCCTACGTCATCGGGGTGCGCCCCGGCACGTACCTCGGGCAGGTGATCGTCCCGTCCGCCAAGACCCAGATCGAGCTGCGTGGCCTGGGCCGCCGCCCGGAGGACGTGGTGATCGCCGACGACCGGGCCAACGGCACCCCCAAGCCGACCGGCGGCACCTGGGGTACCTCGGGCAGCGCGTCGGTGACCGTGGACGGTGCCGGGTTCCGGGCCGGCAACCTGACGTTCGCCAACCTGTTCGACGAGGCGGCCCACCCGGAGATCACCAACCGGCAGGCGGTCGCCGTCCTGACCCGGGCCGACCGACTGGTCTTCGAGCGGGTGCGGTTCCTCGCCAACCAGGACACCCTCTACGTCAACAGCAGCGCCGCCGGTGTGATCGCCCGGGTCTACCTGCGCGACTGCTATGTGGAGGGCGACGTCGACTTCATCTTCGGCCGGGCCACCGCGGTGTTCGACCGCTGCCGCGTCCACTCGCTGAACCGGGGGACCACCCCGAACGGGTACGTCACCGCCCCGAGCACCGACCTCACCAACCCGCACGGGCTGCTCTTCGACCACTGCCGGTTCACCTCCGACGCCCCGGCCGGGACCGTCCTGCTGGGCCGCCCGTGGCACCCGAGCAACGACCCGAACGCGATCGGCCAGACGGTCATCCGCCGATCGTGGATCGGCACCCACATCCCCGATCTCGCCTGGAGCGACTTCGGCACGTGGCCGTGGCGGGAGGCCCGCTTCGCCGAGTACCGCAACTACGGCCCGGGCGCGCTGATCTCGGAGAACCGTCCACAACTGACCGACGAGCAGGCCGCATTCAACACGATCGAGGCGTTCCTGCGCGGCCCGGACGGGTGGCGGCCGGACCGCTGTTAG